Genomic segment of Streptococcus pneumoniae:
ACAGAAGAACAGGCCAGCCGTCACACGATGATGGCTTTTTTAGTTGCTAATATGCAGCTAGACATCATAGAAGCTAGTGAAATTGTAGCTGAACTTGAAGAAGCGAAGTTAATTCAGGTCTATGAAAATGGAGATGTAGCTATGAAGGAATTGGAGGGAGACGTATGAAACGAATATCCGCAAATCAATACCAGACATCAGAGCGGTATTACAAATTGCCAAAACTCTTGTTTGAAAGTGAGCGATACAAGGACATGAAGTTAGAGGTCAAGGTTGCTTACGCAGTTCTAAAAGACCGCTTGGAGTTATCCTTGACCAAAGGGTGGATTGATGAAGACGGATCCATCTATTTGATTTATTCCAATTCTAAACTAATGGCACTTTTGGGCTGCTCAAAGTCTAAGCTCCTGTCTATCAAGAAAGCCTTGAGACAATATGGTTTGATTGAGGAAGTCCAACAGTCTTCTAGTGAAAAAGGACGACTGGCAAATAAGATTTACTTAGGGGAGTTGGAACAGGATACGAGGCCAGTCTTAGATTCAGACGGGGCTAGTGTTAAAAAAACACGAGGGGAGTCTCAAAATCAGCCGGGGCCAGTCTTAAATTCAGCCCCTAGTGAGACTGAAAGTAGTGAGACTAATACTAGTGAAACTAAAGATAGTGATTTTTTTGGAGAGGATGAGGAGGAAAACAGCTTTCAATCCTTGAGAAGAAAGGTCGAAAAAACAAGCCAGTATGACAAGGACTATATTTGGGGCTTGGTTCATGAACAGCTAAGGGCAGAAGGTTACAGGCAAGGAGCTGCCGATATGGCCATGTTGAGGCATTTTGAGAAGAGGTATCAGTTGGCGCTTGATAATATGCGGTTTGCTCGGAATGCTGAAACGATTGCGGAGTATGTCTTTAATGGCATACTGGCTGAAACCAATAGAGAACTGAGAAAGGAAGGAAAAGATGCTTGATGGGATCTTGTTCGTGATTGTGACCATTTCACTCGTTTATACCGTTTTTGAAATCATTCGTTTGGAATGTGAACGTACTTTTTTTGAAGAGGAGGAGTGATGAAGTTTTTAGACTTATTTTCTGGCATTGGTGGCTTTCGGCTCGGAATGGAACTGGAAGGTCACAAGTGTATCGGATTTTGTGAGGTAGATAAGTTCGCAATGCGGTCTTATCAAGCCATGTATGACACGAAAGGAGAAATAGAATTTCATGATATTAGACAGGTCACAGACCAAGAATTTAGACAACTTAGAGGACAAGTGGACGTCATCTGTGGGGGATTCCCTTGTCAGGCATTTTCACTCGCAGGACGACGATTGGGATTTGAAGATACTAGAGGAACTTTGTTCTTTGAGATTGCTCGAGCGACCAAACAAATCCAACCACGTTTTCTTTTTCTTGAAAACGTCAAAGGCTTACTCAATCACGACGAGGGGAGAACGTTTCGAACAATCGTCAGCACGCTTGATGAGCTGGGGTATGATGTTGAGTGGCAAGTCCTTAACAGTAAAGATTTCGGCGTTCCCCAAAACAGAGAAAGGGTCTTTATTATCGGACATTCTCGAGCCTACCGTCCCCGATTCCTATTTCCTCTCAGAGGAGAAGGTAGCCCAACTCATCTTGAACGACTAGGAAATATCAACCCGTCCCAAAAGGGGTTAAGTGGGGAAGTTTATTTGTCAGAAGGATTAGCTCCTACTCTGGTTCGAGGGAAAGGCGAGGGCCAAAAAATCGCCATACCCGTCCTCACTCCTGATAGAGTAGCCAAACGCCAGAATGGGCGACGATTTAAGGATAATGAAGAGGAGATGTTTACGTTAACGAGCCAAGACAGGCATGGGGTCATGGTCGCAGGCACTCTCCCCACATCTTTTGTGCAGACAGGTCGGGTCTATGACATTTCAGGGATTTCTCCAACCCTTACCACCATGCAAGGTGGCGATAAAGTTCCTAAAATTCTCTTGCGAGAAGAAGAACCTCATTTGAAAATCAAGGAAGCCACAAAGTTGGGGTACGCTAAGGCTAGACTTGGAGATTCAATCAACTTAGCTTATCCAGAGTCAACCAAACGAAGAGGACGAGTTGGAAAAGGTATCGCAAATACCCTAACGACTTCAAGCAATATGGGGGTAGTCGTGGCGGCTCTCGAATACCGTAAGGACCGTTGGCATGAAGTGACTGGTATCGTCATCGATGACAAACTCTATCGCTTGCGCATCAGACGATTAACCCCAAAAGAATGTTTTAGGTTACAAGGCTTTCCCGATTGGGCCTATGAAAAAGCAGAAAGTGTCTCTAGTAAGAGCCAATTGTACAAGCAGGCTGGAAATAGCGTGACGGTCCCCGTCATTCGAGCCCTTGCCAAAGAATTTAGAAAGATAGAGGAAGCAGAACATGCAATTATTACATAAACAAAGTATTTTAGGATTAGAAGAATTGGATGAAGCCATTCATCATGCGGAAATGGATCAGCTCATGTTGGAGATTCTAGACTTGCCCAACTATGACTGCGACATCTTTGTGACAGTGGAAGAGGGAAGCCAGAAGGAGCCGATGGCTTATGAATCCAACTTACATCGGATTTTTGAAATCGTGGAGGCAGAAGATATCAAAAATGGTGTGGATGCCCTATTAACCTCCGACAATCATCTAGCCTTTCGGGCTTATGGGCAACACTATACTGCCCAAGAAAAAGAAGGCAACCTCACAACCTTGATTACTGTCAAGTGTTATGGTGAGGGCATGACGCCGATTGATATGAGTAAGGTGCTGACGGCTTCTAAAAAAGCAGTAGACAATTCACTTTCCTTGTAAGGAGTTGCCTATGCTTGAGATTTA
This window contains:
- a CDS encoding replication initiator protein A, whose protein sequence is MKRISANQYQTSERYYKLPKLLFESERYKDMKLEVKVAYAVLKDRLELSLTKGWIDEDGSIYLIYSNSKLMALLGCSKSKLLSIKKALRQYGLIEEVQQSSSEKGRLANKIYLGELEQDTRPVLDSDGASVKKTRGESQNQPGPVLNSAPSETESSETNTSETKDSDFFGEDEEENSFQSLRRKVEKTSQYDKDYIWGLVHEQLRAEGYRQGAADMAMLRHFEKRYQLALDNMRFARNAETIAEYVFNGILAETNRELRKEGKDA
- the dcm gene encoding DNA (cytosine-5-)-methyltransferase, which encodes MKFLDLFSGIGGFRLGMELEGHKCIGFCEVDKFAMRSYQAMYDTKGEIEFHDIRQVTDQEFRQLRGQVDVICGGFPCQAFSLAGRRLGFEDTRGTLFFEIARATKQIQPRFLFLENVKGLLNHDEGRTFRTIVSTLDELGYDVEWQVLNSKDFGVPQNRERVFIIGHSRAYRPRFLFPLRGEGSPTHLERLGNINPSQKGLSGEVYLSEGLAPTLVRGKGEGQKIAIPVLTPDRVAKRQNGRRFKDNEEEMFTLTSQDRHGVMVAGTLPTSFVQTGRVYDISGISPTLTTMQGGDKVPKILLREEEPHLKIKEATKLGYAKARLGDSINLAYPESTKRRGRVGKGIANTLTTSSNMGVVVAALEYRKDRWHEVTGIVIDDKLYRLRIRRLTPKECFRLQGFPDWAYEKAESVSSKSQLYKQAGNSVTVPVIRALAKEFRKIEEAEHAIIT